A stretch of the Uranotaenia lowii strain MFRU-FL chromosome 3, ASM2978415v1, whole genome shotgun sequence genome encodes the following:
- the LOC129751687 gene encoding glutathione S-transferase 1-like has protein sequence MAPITLYTTRRSAPGRAVEIVARLLDLEMETTYINLANKDHMTPEYLKMNPQHTVPTIVDDGVALYDSHAINVYLISKYAKNEDLYPRKDLIAQARINAWLHFESGVLFSRLRATLVPFFYHGAKKIPSENLEGFRQAYELLEATLKGKFLVGDSLTLADISICTTLSTANYLVPIDSQRFPKLANYLNDLERNQPWFGELNTDRNIKNLATIKKTIEKNA, from the exons ATGGCTCCAATAACGCTGTACACGACTCGTCGATCGGCACCCGGTAGAGCTGTCGAAATTGTGGCCAGACTTTTGGATTTGGAAATGGAAACAACATATATAAACCTAGCCAACAAAGACCACATGACACCGGAATATTTGAAG ATGAATCCACAACATACCGTACCAACAATCGTGGACGATGGAGTTGCCCTTTACGACAGCCATGCCATTAACGTCTATCTGATCTCAAAATACGCCAAAAATGAAGATTTGTACCCACGGAAGGATTTGATAGCTCAAGCGCGTATCAACGCTTGGCTGCACTTTGAATCAGGCGTTTTATTTTCCCGGCTCAGAGCTACACTGGTTCCATTTTTCTACCACGGTGCGAAGAAAATTCCTTCGGAGAACCTCGAGGGATTCCGTCAGGCCTATGAGCTTCTGGAGGCTACCTTGAAGGGGAAATTTTTAGTTGGTGATTCCCTGACACTGGCTGATATCAGTatctgtacaacgttatctaCCGCAAACTACCTAGTCCCCATTGATAGCCAGAGGTTTCCAAAGTTGGCAAACTACTTGAATGATTTGGAACGCAATCAGCCCTGGTTCGGGGAACTCAACACGGATCGGAACATTAAGAATTTGGCAACCATTaagaaaactattgaaaaaaatgcttaa